GCGTGTCCGACGCCGCGCAGGATATTTCGCGCTAGGGCCGCGATCGCGGCCCGCGAAAGGGGCCACGTCCTTGCTCGCGCAACGCGGGTCTTCAAGTCCGGGACGGCCCGGCAGCTCTGAAGAGGAGGCTGCCATGGCCTGGGTATATCTGACGGTCGCCGGTATTTTCGAAGTCGTGTGGGCCTTTGCGATGAAGCAATCCGACGGCTTCACGCGCCCCGGTCCGACCGCCGTCACCATCGTGGCGATGATTGCGAGCTTTGCGTTGCTTGCGCTGTCGATGAAGTCGCTGCCGCTCGGCACCGCCTATACGATCTGGACCGGGATCGGTGCCA
This genomic interval from Sphingopyxis chilensis contains the following:
- a CDS encoding DMT family transporter produces the protein MAWVYLTVAGIFEVVWAFAMKQSDGFTRPGPTAVTIVAMIASFALLALSMKSLPLGTAYTIWTGIGAIGAFLVGIFMLGEQANAMRIVAALLIVSGLILMKLSSPA